In Bombus fervidus isolate BK054 chromosome 13, iyBomFerv1, whole genome shotgun sequence, a single genomic region encodes these proteins:
- the Pns gene encoding DENN domain containing pinstripe isoform X1 — MNGSLGIMRGPEQHPQRFADYFVICGLDKDSGLEPDKYFGDSLQCTPLDRAYKSKVLGHYPDSVPWNPFDEHAVCMLCLPSGLRFRTQKHSVEPTFHSFVLTKEDGHRTYGFSLVFYEECRNRKICAAMQTLQAMHITELSSGQNGTPPTRARKGQDGHNTRSLPRHFKLSAHSPGAALGYYDSTKDKLLVTKSISLLCQQPYLHAAKTFLTNLYKCVPRHPGPGLSLESYVYNLLYNVPVPLPGKSLKFFIPNDEPAKSPLELVIHQPTPSQELQMLDYPLKDIFTWLGADCVIQLFTCVLLENQVLLRSSDFHKLMVVSECITALLFPFSWQHVYVPILPASLHHFLDAPVPFIMGLHAQSEGGVLKIASEANLCYVDIDKQSSQFPEELPVFPHKMQFIAEIRALLNKYKVPHTGKTDNTVINHYNGDIMTSSLTLPGSGCHLPRRKHSLHDVLDWNRPETTPQSDTLQRIVDIAKRTGVNVEDIDSVEDNVKEQILSPQEEYQEMLMFNNAIREIFLNRFVQIFSNYEHFVIQPSQDKDEWLNNRDSMHVFDKATFLSDQPTQHLPFLSRFLETQMFASLVDSKVMSTWSELDFNTRVFDQRISLLRKKVGEGIVRSTRYEPCTSIEESQKVLEQRLTNVDFETNPPTEIVPHRAAYFRSFPLLDSVALNKEPTQSSRRGQTQWKYKMKSMEPNGKTPVPQETQSPRPQTKLSADMSPALIAQANWTFVEKLLKDCKSKTKRMLVEKMGSEAVALGHGGESLSDVEENTLVASLCDLLERVWSHGLQNKQGKSALWSHLAMYQEEECNDPSKPIDPNFLSPAKKSPSSFFGLPERLISSLKGKNIFEIASYIKENFNDLPNLALEIDSPTRGTDKHKSPGDRKIGPEHLRPLPNSLLFDIRNVQAMTDIKTHIGYARAWVRLALEKKLLSRHLKTLLSDTRLLRSQYKRSAFLRCEEEKEQFLYHLLTLNAVDYFCFTNNYPTTKLPYRVVIFPSRKASAATTSANSWIAISGTLCETNPVPIPKGALEFVFHHKNLGVLSTLRIGHDNTGLSPKWMVEHVVVRNEVTGHTFKFPCGRWLGRGIDDGSTERLLVGALVPRNIDSEELVESCSTPPRCRSPSIPRRPIVSQVELQHMLGESVNAIVKFHYRRECQDGSLTALLCGEGGLVPSLEQIFLFGFKNQRIFGKNFYVWDYLLRVKENFEISLLEEMDEYSQRLNKDRRIHVENNQRFTTLRCYCHLIDQINLFSQTLGKDGKFQLFICLAAREQLLHSMLRPMSEARSTADMYEETSFLRNTTLLNFLIHILEPLSEFHIVLEKSLTHGISSIC, encoded by the exons TGCCTGCCGAGCGGCCTGAGATTCCGAACCCAGAAACACTCGGTGGAACCGACATTTCACTCGTTCGTGCTCACCAAGGAGGACGGGCACAGAACCTACGGGTTCAGTCTTGTTTTCTACGAGGAGTGCCGGAATCGCAAGATATGCGCGGCTATGCAAACTCTGCAAGCGATGCACATCACGGAACTGAGCAGCGGGCAAAACGGTACACCACCAAC CAGGGCAAGAAAAGGCCAGGATGGACATAACACGCGATCGTTGCCACGGCATTTTAAGCTATCAGCACATTCACCAGGTGCTGCGTTAGGCTACTACGACTCCACCAAAGACAAGTTGCTAGTGACTAAATCGATATCCTTGCTATGCCAGCAGCCTTACCTTCATGCCGCGAAAACGTTCCTGACTAATCTTTACAA ATGTGTTCCTAGACATCCAGGACCTGGTCTTAGTTTAGAGTCATACGTATACAATTTGCTGTACAATGTGCCGGTACCATTGCCTGGAAAGTCGTTAAAGTTCTTCATTCCCAATGACGAGCCAGCGAAATCACCATTAGAGCTGGTTATCCATCAGCCAACACCATCGCAGGAGTTACAAATGCTAGATTACCCTCTGAAGGATATATTCACATGGCTTGGAGCGGATTGCGTTATTCAATTGTTTACATGTGTCCTATTGGAGAATCAAGTATTACTCAGAAGTTCAGATTTCCACAAGTTGATGGTGGTATCCGAATGCATAACGGCGCTTCTCTTTCCGTTTTCCTGGCAACACGTGTACGTACCGATATTGCCCGCCAGTCTACATCACTTCTTGGACGCGCCGGTACCATTTATAATGGGTTTGCACGCGCAAAGTGAGGGCGGTGTATTGAAAATTGCCAGCGAA GCAAATCTTTGTTATGTAGATATAGATAAGCAAAGTAGCCAATTTCCAGAAGAGTTACCTGTATTTCCACataaaatgcaatttattGCCGAGATTAGAGCTCTCTTAAACAAGTACAAAGTACCACACACGGGAAA GACTGATAACACGGTCATAAATCATTATAACGGTGACATCATGACTAGTAGTTTGACGCTTCCTGGTTCTGGATGTCATCTTCCTCGCAGAAAACATTCGTTACACGATGTCTTGGATTGGAATCGACCGGAAACGACACCACAATCAGACACGTTACAAAGGATAGTAGATATCGCTAAAAGAACtg GAGTGAACGTGGAAGATATCGATTCAGTGGAAGATAATGTGAAAGAGCAGATACTCTCACCTCAAGAAGAATATCAAGAGATGCTTATGTTTAACAATGCCATTAGAGAGATTTTTCTGAACCGTTTTGTACAGATTTTTTCTAATTACGAACACTTCGTTATTCAACCAAGTCAG GATAAAGATGAATGGTTGAATAATAGGGATAGTATGCATGTTTTTGATAAGGCTACATTTTTATCTGACCAACCCACACAGCATTTGCCATTTTTATCAAGGTTTCTAGAAACACAAATGTTCGCATCTCTTGTCGACAGCAAAGTTATGTCAACGTGGAGTGAGCTTGATTTTAACACACGAGTTTTTGATCAAAGAATTTCTCTGTTAAG GAAAAAAGTTGGAGAAGGTATTGTAAGATCGACACGTTATGAACCTTGTACAAGTATTGAAGAATCGCAAAAGGTATTGGAACAAAGGTTGACAAACGTAGATTTTGAAACGAATCCACCTACAGAGATCGTTCCTCATAGAGCAGCATATTTTCGAAGTTTTCCCTTGTTAGACAGTGTAGCATTAAATAAGGAGCCAACTCAAag TAGTCGGAGAGGTCAGACTCAGTGGaagtataaaatgaaatctaTGGAGCCAAATGGGAAAACTCCAGTACCTCAAGAAACACAATCGCCTCGACCTCAAACTAAGCTCTCTGCAGATATGAGTCCAGCATTAATAGCACAAGCAAATTGGAcatttgttgaaaaattgctCAAA GATTGTAAatcaaaaacaaaaagaatgtTGGTTGAAAAAATGGGTTCTGAAGCAGTTGCATTAGGTCATGGCGGTGAATCGTTATCCGATGTCGAAGAAAATACGCTAGTTGCCAGTCTCTGTGATCTCCTAGAACGAGTTTGGAGTCATGGATTGCAAAATAAACAAGGGAAAAGCGCTCTTTGGTCGCATCTTGCCATGTATCAAGAAGAAGAGTGCAACGACCCGAGTAAACCAATAGATcctaattttctttctcctg CCAAGAAATCACCAAGTAGCTTTTTTGGATTACCAGAGCGTTTAATTTCATCTTTAAAgggcaaaaatatttttgaaattgctTCTTATATCAAGGAGAATTTTAATG ATCTACCAAACCTGGCATTGGAGATCGACTCGCCTACACGAGGCACGGACAAGCATAAGTCTCCTGGCGACAGAAAAATTGGCCCTGAACATTTGAGGCCTTTGCCTAATTCTTTGCTTTTTGATATTCGGAATGTGCAGGCAATGACTGATATTAAAACGCATATTGGATATGCTAGAGCCTGGGTTCGATTAGCACTTGAAAAGAAACTTCTTTCTCGTCATTTGAAAACTTTATTATCAGATACCAGATTGTTAAG AAGTCAGTATAAGCGCTCGGCATTTTTGCGTtgtgaagaagaaaaggaacaaTTCTTATACCATCTTTTAACGTTGAATGCAGTTGATTACTTCTGTTTTACAAACAATTATCCAACTACGAAATTGCCATACAGGGTCGTTATATTTCCTAGTCGAAAAGCTAGCGCAGCTACTACTTCGGCAAACAGTTGGATCGCTATTTCTGGTACATTGTGTGAAACAAATCCAGTGCCAATTCCCAAAGGAGCGTTGGAATTTGTGTTTCAT caTAAGAATTTGGGCGTGCTCTCTACATTACGTATAGGACATGACAATACAGGTCTTTCGCCAAAATGGATGGTAGAACATGTTGTGGTGAGAAATGAAGTTACAGGGCACACATTTAAATTCCCTTGTGGTAGATGGCTTGGCAGAGGTATCGACGATGGATCTACTGAAAGATTATTAGTAGGTGCCTTGGTACCACGTAATATCGATAGTGAAGAATTGGTTGAATCATGTTCAACACCACCAAGATGTAGGTCTCCTAGTATACCTAGACGTCCTATAGTGTCTCAAGTCGAACTGCAACATATGTTAG gAGAGTCTGTAAACGCAATTGTCAAATTCCACTATAGAAGAGAATGTCAAGATGGTTCTTTGACTGCTTTACTTTGTGGGGAAGGTGGTCTTGTGCCATCTTTAGAgcagatatttttattcggtTTTAAGAACCAAAGAATATTTGGGAAAAATTTTTACGTTTGGGATTATCTCT tacgtgtaaaagaaaattttgaaatttctttgctGGAAGAAATGGACGAATATTCACAGAGGCTGAATAAAGATAGACGAATTCATGTAGAGAACAATCAAAGATTTACAACTTTAAGATGTTATTGTCATCTTATTGATCAAATTAACTTATTCAGTCAAACTCTTGGTAAAGATGGAAAATTTCAGTTATTCATTTGCTTAGCAGCAAG AGAACAGCTTCTTCATTCAATGCTTCGGCCAATGAGTGAAGCGCGCTCTACTGCAGACATGTACGAAGAAACTTCTTTCTTAAGAAATActacattattaaatttccttATTCACATTCTTGAACCACTAAGCGAATTTCACATTGTCCTCGAAAAGAGCTTGACTCATGGAATTTCTAGTATATGTTAA
- the Pns gene encoding DENN domain containing pinstripe isoform X3 produces MNGSLGIMRGPEQHPQRFADYFVICGLDKDSGLEPDKYFGDSLQCTPLDRAYKSKVLGHYPDSVPWNPFDEHAVCMLCLPSGLRFRTQKHSVEPTFHSFVLTKEDGHRTYGFSLVFYEECRNRKICAAMQTLQAMHITELSSGQNGTPPTRARKGQDGHNTRSLPRHFKLSAHSPGAALGYYDSTKDKLLVTKSISLLCQQPYLHAAKTFLTNLYKCVPRHPGPGLSLESYVYNLLYNVPVPLPGKSLKFFIPNDEPAKSPLELVIHQPTPSQELQMLDYPLKDIFTWLGADCVIQLFTCVLLENQVLLRSSDFHKLMVVSECITALLFPFSWQHVYVPILPASLHHFLDAPVPFIMGLHAQSEGGVLKIASEANLCYVDIDKQSSQFPEELPVFPHKMQFIAEIRALLNKYKVPHTGKTDNTVINHYNGDIMTSSLTLPGSGCHLPRRKHSLHDVLDWNRPETTPQSDTLQRIVDIAKRTGVNVEDIDSVEDNVKEQILSPQEEYQEMLMFNNAIREIFLNRFVQIFSNYEHFVIQPSQDKDEWLNNRDSMHVFDKATFLSDQPTQHLPFLSRFLETQMFASLVDSKVMSTWSELDFNTRVFDQRISLLRKKVGEGIVRSTRYEPCTSIEESQKVLEQRLTNVDFETNPPTEIVPHRAAYFRSFPLLDSVALNKEPTQSSRRGQTQWKYKMKSMEPNGKTPVPQETQSPRPQTKLSADMSPALIAQANWTFVEKLLKDCKSKTKRMLVEKMGSEAVALGHGGESLSDVEENTLVASLCDLLERVWSHGLQNKQGKSALWSHLAMYQEEECNDPSKPIDPNFLSPALAWCVLRKRLDYLPNLALEIDSPTRGTDKHKSPGDRKIGPEHLRPLPNSLLFDIRNVQAMTDIKTHIGYARAWVRLALEKKLLSRHLKTLLSDTRLLRSQYKRSAFLRCEEEKEQFLYHLLTLNAVDYFCFTNNYPTTKLPYRVVIFPSRKASAATTSANSWIAISGTLCETNPVPIPKGALEFVFHHKNLGVLSTLRIGHDNTGLSPKWMVEHVVVRNEVTGHTFKFPCGRWLGRGIDDGSTERLLVGALVPRNIDSEELVESCSTPPRCRSPSIPRRPIVSQVELQHMLGESVNAIVKFHYRRECQDGSLTALLCGEGGLVPSLEQIFLFGFKNQRIFGKNFYVWDYLLRVKENFEISLLEEMDEYSQRLNKDRRIHVENNQRFTTLRCYCHLIDQINLFSQTLGKDGKFQLFICLAAREQLLHSMLRPMSEARSTADMYEETSFLRNTTLLNFLIHILEPLSEFHIVLEKSLTHGISSIC; encoded by the exons TGCCTGCCGAGCGGCCTGAGATTCCGAACCCAGAAACACTCGGTGGAACCGACATTTCACTCGTTCGTGCTCACCAAGGAGGACGGGCACAGAACCTACGGGTTCAGTCTTGTTTTCTACGAGGAGTGCCGGAATCGCAAGATATGCGCGGCTATGCAAACTCTGCAAGCGATGCACATCACGGAACTGAGCAGCGGGCAAAACGGTACACCACCAAC CAGGGCAAGAAAAGGCCAGGATGGACATAACACGCGATCGTTGCCACGGCATTTTAAGCTATCAGCACATTCACCAGGTGCTGCGTTAGGCTACTACGACTCCACCAAAGACAAGTTGCTAGTGACTAAATCGATATCCTTGCTATGCCAGCAGCCTTACCTTCATGCCGCGAAAACGTTCCTGACTAATCTTTACAA ATGTGTTCCTAGACATCCAGGACCTGGTCTTAGTTTAGAGTCATACGTATACAATTTGCTGTACAATGTGCCGGTACCATTGCCTGGAAAGTCGTTAAAGTTCTTCATTCCCAATGACGAGCCAGCGAAATCACCATTAGAGCTGGTTATCCATCAGCCAACACCATCGCAGGAGTTACAAATGCTAGATTACCCTCTGAAGGATATATTCACATGGCTTGGAGCGGATTGCGTTATTCAATTGTTTACATGTGTCCTATTGGAGAATCAAGTATTACTCAGAAGTTCAGATTTCCACAAGTTGATGGTGGTATCCGAATGCATAACGGCGCTTCTCTTTCCGTTTTCCTGGCAACACGTGTACGTACCGATATTGCCCGCCAGTCTACATCACTTCTTGGACGCGCCGGTACCATTTATAATGGGTTTGCACGCGCAAAGTGAGGGCGGTGTATTGAAAATTGCCAGCGAA GCAAATCTTTGTTATGTAGATATAGATAAGCAAAGTAGCCAATTTCCAGAAGAGTTACCTGTATTTCCACataaaatgcaatttattGCCGAGATTAGAGCTCTCTTAAACAAGTACAAAGTACCACACACGGGAAA GACTGATAACACGGTCATAAATCATTATAACGGTGACATCATGACTAGTAGTTTGACGCTTCCTGGTTCTGGATGTCATCTTCCTCGCAGAAAACATTCGTTACACGATGTCTTGGATTGGAATCGACCGGAAACGACACCACAATCAGACACGTTACAAAGGATAGTAGATATCGCTAAAAGAACtg GAGTGAACGTGGAAGATATCGATTCAGTGGAAGATAATGTGAAAGAGCAGATACTCTCACCTCAAGAAGAATATCAAGAGATGCTTATGTTTAACAATGCCATTAGAGAGATTTTTCTGAACCGTTTTGTACAGATTTTTTCTAATTACGAACACTTCGTTATTCAACCAAGTCAG GATAAAGATGAATGGTTGAATAATAGGGATAGTATGCATGTTTTTGATAAGGCTACATTTTTATCTGACCAACCCACACAGCATTTGCCATTTTTATCAAGGTTTCTAGAAACACAAATGTTCGCATCTCTTGTCGACAGCAAAGTTATGTCAACGTGGAGTGAGCTTGATTTTAACACACGAGTTTTTGATCAAAGAATTTCTCTGTTAAG GAAAAAAGTTGGAGAAGGTATTGTAAGATCGACACGTTATGAACCTTGTACAAGTATTGAAGAATCGCAAAAGGTATTGGAACAAAGGTTGACAAACGTAGATTTTGAAACGAATCCACCTACAGAGATCGTTCCTCATAGAGCAGCATATTTTCGAAGTTTTCCCTTGTTAGACAGTGTAGCATTAAATAAGGAGCCAACTCAAag TAGTCGGAGAGGTCAGACTCAGTGGaagtataaaatgaaatctaTGGAGCCAAATGGGAAAACTCCAGTACCTCAAGAAACACAATCGCCTCGACCTCAAACTAAGCTCTCTGCAGATATGAGTCCAGCATTAATAGCACAAGCAAATTGGAcatttgttgaaaaattgctCAAA GATTGTAAatcaaaaacaaaaagaatgtTGGTTGAAAAAATGGGTTCTGAAGCAGTTGCATTAGGTCATGGCGGTGAATCGTTATCCGATGTCGAAGAAAATACGCTAGTTGCCAGTCTCTGTGATCTCCTAGAACGAGTTTGGAGTCATGGATTGCAAAATAAACAAGGGAAAAGCGCTCTTTGGTCGCATCTTGCCATGTATCAAGAAGAAGAGTGCAACGACCCGAGTAAACCAATAGATcctaattttctttctcctg CGTTAGCATGGTGCGTCCTACGGAAACGACTCGATT ATCTACCAAACCTGGCATTGGAGATCGACTCGCCTACACGAGGCACGGACAAGCATAAGTCTCCTGGCGACAGAAAAATTGGCCCTGAACATTTGAGGCCTTTGCCTAATTCTTTGCTTTTTGATATTCGGAATGTGCAGGCAATGACTGATATTAAAACGCATATTGGATATGCTAGAGCCTGGGTTCGATTAGCACTTGAAAAGAAACTTCTTTCTCGTCATTTGAAAACTTTATTATCAGATACCAGATTGTTAAG AAGTCAGTATAAGCGCTCGGCATTTTTGCGTtgtgaagaagaaaaggaacaaTTCTTATACCATCTTTTAACGTTGAATGCAGTTGATTACTTCTGTTTTACAAACAATTATCCAACTACGAAATTGCCATACAGGGTCGTTATATTTCCTAGTCGAAAAGCTAGCGCAGCTACTACTTCGGCAAACAGTTGGATCGCTATTTCTGGTACATTGTGTGAAACAAATCCAGTGCCAATTCCCAAAGGAGCGTTGGAATTTGTGTTTCAT caTAAGAATTTGGGCGTGCTCTCTACATTACGTATAGGACATGACAATACAGGTCTTTCGCCAAAATGGATGGTAGAACATGTTGTGGTGAGAAATGAAGTTACAGGGCACACATTTAAATTCCCTTGTGGTAGATGGCTTGGCAGAGGTATCGACGATGGATCTACTGAAAGATTATTAGTAGGTGCCTTGGTACCACGTAATATCGATAGTGAAGAATTGGTTGAATCATGTTCAACACCACCAAGATGTAGGTCTCCTAGTATACCTAGACGTCCTATAGTGTCTCAAGTCGAACTGCAACATATGTTAG gAGAGTCTGTAAACGCAATTGTCAAATTCCACTATAGAAGAGAATGTCAAGATGGTTCTTTGACTGCTTTACTTTGTGGGGAAGGTGGTCTTGTGCCATCTTTAGAgcagatatttttattcggtTTTAAGAACCAAAGAATATTTGGGAAAAATTTTTACGTTTGGGATTATCTCT tacgtgtaaaagaaaattttgaaatttctttgctGGAAGAAATGGACGAATATTCACAGAGGCTGAATAAAGATAGACGAATTCATGTAGAGAACAATCAAAGATTTACAACTTTAAGATGTTATTGTCATCTTATTGATCAAATTAACTTATTCAGTCAAACTCTTGGTAAAGATGGAAAATTTCAGTTATTCATTTGCTTAGCAGCAAG AGAACAGCTTCTTCATTCAATGCTTCGGCCAATGAGTGAAGCGCGCTCTACTGCAGACATGTACGAAGAAACTTCTTTCTTAAGAAATActacattattaaatttccttATTCACATTCTTGAACCACTAAGCGAATTTCACATTGTCCTCGAAAAGAGCTTGACTCATGGAATTTCTAGTATATGTTAA